A region of Pyxidicoccus parkwaysis DNA encodes the following proteins:
- a CDS encoding LptF/LptG family permease — protein MNRVSRYLLRELLVPLGVWVAFMFLLLFVMQFLRGTDVLLGSSVTLVDLGRLIAYLAPHFLMMALPIAFLLAILLGLGRLGEDRELTALQALGVGPMRLLAAPMGVAAALSALMMLITSTAQPWGLTGVKELVSEVIRKNVVGDVKSGVFYEDLSDLTLYAEQVSPDGRWTNVLLHDDREASAPLLVLAHHGQVGVSGKGEVLRFALEDGEVHRSGRAGEDYSVIRFDKSEISVGVGVSMGKRSRFTSAKEELTPVELIQAARDAEAQGGDPRSFRMALHSRLGGALAPIAFALLGTPLAIGRRQSGRAWGYLLTLGGYVLYYLLSRAFEQMGQKGKLPVELAGQLANVIFMLVGAVALYRVNRSGTVR, from the coding sequence GTGAACCGCGTCTCACGCTACCTGCTCAGGGAGCTGCTCGTGCCGCTCGGAGTGTGGGTGGCGTTCATGTTCCTGCTCCTGTTCGTCATGCAGTTCCTGCGGGGCACGGACGTGCTGCTGGGCTCCTCGGTGACGCTGGTGGATTTGGGGCGGCTGATTGCGTACCTCGCGCCGCATTTCCTGATGATGGCGCTGCCCATCGCCTTCCTGCTGGCCATCCTCCTGGGGCTGGGGCGGCTGGGTGAGGACCGGGAGCTCACCGCGCTCCAGGCGCTGGGCGTGGGGCCGATGCGCCTTCTGGCCGCGCCGATGGGCGTGGCCGCGGCGCTCAGCGCGCTGATGATGCTGATTACCTCCACCGCGCAGCCGTGGGGGCTCACCGGTGTGAAGGAACTGGTGAGCGAGGTCATCCGGAAGAACGTGGTGGGCGACGTGAAGTCCGGCGTCTTCTACGAGGACCTCAGTGACTTGACGCTCTACGCGGAGCAGGTGTCGCCGGACGGGCGGTGGACGAACGTGCTCTTGCACGACGACCGCGAGGCGAGCGCGCCGCTGCTGGTACTGGCGCACCACGGACAGGTGGGCGTGAGCGGGAAGGGCGAGGTGCTGCGCTTCGCGTTGGAGGACGGCGAGGTGCACCGCTCCGGCCGCGCGGGCGAGGACTACAGCGTCATCCGCTTCGACAAGTCCGAAATCAGCGTGGGCGTCGGCGTGTCCATGGGCAAGCGCAGCCGCTTCACCTCGGCGAAGGAGGAGCTGACGCCGGTGGAGTTGATTCAGGCGGCGCGCGACGCGGAGGCGCAGGGGGGAGACCCGCGCTCGTTCCGCATGGCGCTGCACAGCCGGCTGGGCGGCGCGCTGGCGCCCATTGCCTTCGCGCTGCTGGGCACGCCGCTGGCCATCGGACGGAGGCAGTCGGGGCGCGCGTGGGGCTACCTGCTCACGCTGGGCGGCTACGTCCTCTACTACCTGCTGAGCCGCGCCTTCGAGCAGATGGGGCAGAAAGGGAAGCTGCCGGTGGAGCTGGCCGGGCAGCTGGCCAACGTCATCTTCATGCTGGTGGGCGCGGTGGCGCTGTACCGCGTCAACCGCTCGGGGACGGTCCGGTGA
- the purD gene encoding phosphoribosylamine--glycine ligase, giving the protein MDVKVLLLGSGGREHALAWKLSQSPRLTKLLCGPGNPGTARLATNVPLRADVPDEVVALAKREAVDLVVVGPEAPLVAGVADALAKAGIPCFGPVAGAALIEGSKAFAKEIMAEAGVPTAAFRTFTDVARAEAYAVEQGRIVVKADGLAAGKGVIVAHDVEAARAAVRAVGAMGSAGQKMVLEELLEGEEVSAMALCDGERYAMLPLSQDHKRVGDGDTGPNTGGMGAYSPAPFLTDAQLAEVGERVMAPTLAVLRKRGIPFRGVLYAGLMLTRSGPKVLEFNARFGDPETQVLMMQLGEDLLPLVDACARGKLEARTLASNPGSSVGVVMAAEGYPDAPRKGQRIEGLDAVPADATVFLAGVEAKDGALVTSGGRVLTVCARGDTLAGAQEKAYAAARAVRFEGMHFRRDIGARGLKAAP; this is encoded by the coding sequence GTGGATGTGAAGGTCCTGCTGCTCGGTTCCGGAGGCCGCGAGCACGCGCTCGCGTGGAAGCTGTCCCAGAGCCCCCGGCTCACGAAGCTCCTGTGTGGCCCGGGCAATCCGGGCACCGCGCGGCTGGCCACCAACGTCCCGCTGCGCGCCGACGTGCCGGACGAGGTGGTGGCGCTGGCGAAGCGCGAGGCGGTGGACCTGGTGGTGGTGGGGCCCGAGGCGCCGCTGGTGGCGGGCGTGGCGGACGCGCTGGCGAAGGCGGGCATCCCCTGCTTCGGCCCGGTGGCGGGCGCGGCCCTCATCGAGGGCTCCAAGGCCTTCGCGAAGGAAATCATGGCCGAGGCGGGCGTGCCCACCGCGGCCTTCCGCACCTTCACGGACGTGGCCCGGGCGGAGGCCTACGCGGTGGAGCAGGGCCGCATCGTCGTCAAGGCGGACGGGCTGGCCGCGGGCAAGGGTGTCATCGTCGCGCACGACGTGGAGGCCGCTCGCGCGGCGGTACGCGCGGTGGGGGCCATGGGCTCGGCGGGCCAGAAGATGGTCCTGGAGGAGCTGCTGGAGGGCGAGGAAGTCTCCGCCATGGCCCTCTGCGACGGCGAGCGCTACGCCATGCTGCCCCTGTCGCAGGACCACAAGCGGGTGGGGGACGGCGACACCGGCCCCAACACCGGCGGCATGGGCGCGTACAGCCCGGCGCCCTTCCTCACCGACGCGCAGCTCGCCGAGGTGGGTGAGCGCGTCATGGCTCCCACGCTGGCCGTGCTGCGAAAGCGCGGAATACCGTTCCGGGGTGTGCTGTATGCGGGGCTGATGCTCACGCGCAGCGGGCCGAAGGTGCTGGAGTTCAACGCGCGCTTCGGCGACCCGGAGACGCAGGTGTTGATGATGCAGCTCGGCGAGGACCTGCTGCCGCTGGTGGACGCGTGCGCGCGGGGCAAGCTGGAGGCGCGGACGCTCGCGTCCAATCCGGGCTCCTCGGTGGGCGTGGTGATGGCCGCGGAGGGCTACCCGGACGCGCCGAGGAAGGGCCAGCGCATCGAGGGGCTGGACGCGGTGCCCGCGGACGCCACGGTGTTCCTCGCCGGAGTGGAGGCGAAGGACGGCGCGCTGGTGACGAGCGGTGGCCGGGTGCTGACGGTGTGCGCTCGGGGTGACACCCTGGCGGGGGCGCAGGAGAAGGCCTACGCGGCGGCGCGGGCGGTGCGCTTCGAGGGCATGCACTTCCGCCGGGACATCGGCGCGCGAGGGTTGAAGGCGGCGCCGTGA
- a CDS encoding zinc-ribbon domain-containing protein, whose product MRIVCQKCAAAYAIDDRLITAKGVRAQCPRCRHLQLVRRDSTAAPAAGAPAPTPQPAAPATPSPAAPEAAPSAPPPDDLFGDFGSPPPGASPSSAAAAAPRPAPQAPNRPVQAGPRPAQAAPAARPAQGGGSDLFGDFGSMPAPGPASAPPVDPFGAPGVAAPDAGAAGGDPLLDFLGPPPSAPSVPIARIPTAPGGVPMSVAPPGGAAAPRTAAPAGAPRPATVGCRSCGKPLTDSFDQALGICDDCRQRQPASAGAAPASAPTPAPTASEGMDFLPPLTTLEAGSAAASPVPPEPQPGSRASAAPALGAEPRSNSSPRIPISTDIIPDMGPEPRSGPRPAAPSLGAEPRSGARNSGISSVRTGTAQIQAVGGGSGRGRGVLVGALAVLLIGGGAGAWFLYSRHQEDVRRSAQPPAPPPVPEAVQAALSRWKLKYLEELTDDATSAGKLAEGQQQLARDERFAYAQAEASFQQALLLDPQSDDAIIGYAQALTLGRGAGMDDATFQEARSLVEAAQARSGHTPPLLLANANLMLTRSREPERMEQARKLAEELLAQPKATDAQKAEAHLVLGRAYLSTSRELARTHFDEAQKLAPDLKRVAYFRALAHESSGEYSLALETLRKRLAAKPDDWDSLAATSRIYQEVGEPGEARKLYEARVKAAPTELRALLPLAVLRYQSEDNPGAAVRELRALLKNRSRYESPEVAEVLVHLASAQRAANDADGAAKSAEEALQLVKGLPEAHLQVFLVALGRRDATRAREHFAGFQGRMDDAALEKVLEGRLLLLEKKPAEAVERFQEAVRLDSRRLDAQLLAGVASASAKRRDDAFRALNPALQSDPMRLAPRPVATRFWLRPRETLEGMEGAILALAEGPEDPSPLLYEGLLRFHQDALEAAERHFRSVLEVDTNNAGALAYRSLIALRRGNASEAKSLATRAVEGGRQQAIAHLSLGMALAESRQVEPAKRSLRDALQLAPGLLSAQARLAELEAPQRRDVARDTLVRVVGLDPSYLPAKRMLYQLER is encoded by the coding sequence ATGCGCATCGTCTGTCAGAAATGCGCGGCCGCCTATGCGATCGATGATCGGTTGATCACCGCCAAGGGCGTTCGCGCGCAGTGTCCCCGCTGCCGGCACCTGCAACTCGTCCGGCGCGATTCCACGGCCGCGCCCGCAGCTGGCGCGCCGGCTCCCACGCCGCAGCCCGCGGCGCCCGCCACCCCATCTCCCGCCGCACCGGAAGCCGCTCCCAGCGCTCCGCCGCCGGACGACCTCTTCGGCGACTTCGGCTCGCCGCCGCCCGGGGCCAGTCCCTCGTCGGCGGCCGCTGCCGCGCCCCGGCCCGCGCCCCAGGCACCGAACCGGCCCGTGCAGGCGGGGCCCCGGCCCGCGCAGGCGGCCCCGGCGGCACGGCCCGCGCAGGGGGGAGGCTCGGACCTCTTCGGCGACTTCGGCTCCATGCCGGCTCCCGGCCCCGCGTCCGCGCCGCCGGTGGACCCGTTCGGCGCCCCGGGCGTCGCGGCGCCTGACGCCGGTGCCGCCGGGGGAGACCCGCTGCTCGACTTCCTCGGGCCGCCTCCCTCCGCACCGTCTGTTCCCATCGCTAGAATCCCCACGGCGCCGGGCGGCGTGCCCATGTCCGTGGCGCCTCCCGGTGGGGCCGCCGCGCCGCGCACGGCCGCTCCCGCTGGCGCGCCCAGGCCGGCCACCGTCGGCTGCCGCTCCTGTGGCAAGCCGCTGACGGACTCCTTCGACCAGGCGCTCGGCATATGCGACGACTGCCGGCAGCGTCAGCCGGCGTCCGCTGGTGCCGCGCCGGCCTCAGCGCCGACTCCTGCTCCCACTGCCTCGGAGGGCATGGACTTCCTGCCGCCGCTCACCACGCTGGAGGCGGGCTCCGCGGCGGCGTCGCCGGTGCCTCCCGAGCCCCAGCCCGGCTCGCGTGCCTCCGCGGCCCCGGCCCTGGGCGCGGAGCCCCGGAGCAACAGCAGCCCTCGCATCCCCATCAGCACCGACATCATCCCGGACATGGGCCCGGAGCCGCGCAGCGGTCCGCGCCCGGCCGCGCCCTCCCTGGGGGCCGAGCCTCGCAGTGGCGCGCGCAACTCCGGCATCTCCTCGGTGCGGACGGGCACCGCGCAAATCCAGGCCGTGGGCGGTGGGTCCGGACGCGGGCGGGGTGTGCTCGTGGGCGCGCTCGCGGTGCTGCTCATCGGCGGTGGCGCGGGCGCGTGGTTCCTCTACTCGCGCCACCAGGAGGACGTGCGCCGCAGCGCGCAGCCTCCCGCTCCGCCCCCCGTGCCGGAGGCGGTGCAGGCCGCGCTGTCGCGCTGGAAGCTGAAGTACCTGGAGGAGCTCACCGACGACGCCACCAGCGCGGGGAAGCTGGCCGAGGGGCAGCAGCAGCTCGCCCGGGACGAGCGCTTCGCGTACGCCCAGGCGGAGGCGTCCTTCCAGCAGGCGCTGCTCCTGGACCCGCAGAGCGACGACGCCATCATCGGCTATGCGCAGGCGCTGACGCTGGGCCGTGGCGCGGGCATGGACGACGCCACCTTCCAGGAGGCGCGCTCCCTGGTGGAGGCCGCGCAGGCCCGCTCCGGCCACACCCCGCCGCTGCTGCTGGCGAACGCCAACCTGATGCTGACGCGCTCGCGCGAGCCGGAGCGCATGGAGCAGGCGCGCAAACTGGCCGAGGAGCTGCTGGCGCAGCCCAAGGCCACCGACGCGCAGAAGGCCGAGGCACACCTGGTGCTGGGCCGCGCCTACCTGTCCACGTCCCGCGAGCTGGCGCGCACGCACTTCGACGAGGCGCAGAAGCTCGCTCCGGACCTCAAGCGCGTGGCCTACTTCCGCGCGCTGGCGCACGAGTCGTCCGGTGAGTACTCGCTCGCGCTGGAGACGCTGCGCAAGCGCCTGGCGGCGAAGCCCGACGACTGGGACAGCCTCGCGGCCACGTCGCGCATCTACCAGGAGGTGGGGGAGCCCGGTGAGGCGCGCAAGCTGTACGAGGCGCGCGTGAAGGCGGCCCCCACCGAGCTGCGCGCGCTGCTGCCGCTGGCCGTGCTGCGCTACCAGTCCGAGGACAACCCGGGCGCCGCGGTGCGCGAATTGCGCGCGCTCCTGAAGAACCGCTCCCGCTACGAGAGTCCCGAGGTGGCCGAGGTGCTGGTGCACCTCGCGTCCGCGCAGCGCGCCGCCAACGACGCGGACGGCGCGGCGAAGTCGGCCGAGGAGGCGCTCCAGCTGGTGAAGGGCCTGCCCGAGGCGCACCTCCAGGTCTTCCTGGTGGCGCTGGGCCGGCGTGACGCTACACGGGCGCGGGAGCACTTCGCGGGCTTCCAGGGCCGCATGGACGACGCCGCGCTGGAGAAGGTGCTCGAGGGCCGGCTGCTCCTGCTGGAGAAGAAGCCCGCCGAGGCGGTGGAGCGCTTCCAGGAGGCGGTGCGGCTGGACTCGCGGCGGCTGGATGCGCAGCTGTTGGCCGGCGTGGCCTCGGCGAGCGCGAAGCGGCGGGACGACGCGTTCCGCGCCCTGAACCCGGCGCTCCAGTCGGACCCGATGCGGCTGGCGCCCCGGCCGGTGGCGACGCGCTTCTGGCTGCGCCCCCGCGAGACGCTGGAGGGCATGGAGGGCGCCATCCTCGCGCTGGCCGAGGGGCCGGAGGACCCGTCCCCGCTGCTCTACGAAGGCCTGCTGCGCTTCCACCAGGACGCGCTCGAGGCGGCCGAGCGGCACTTCCGCAGCGTGCTGGAGGTGGACACGAACAACGCGGGTGCGCTCGCGTACCGCTCGCTCATCGCGCTCAGGCGAGGCAATGCCTCCGAGGCGAAGTCCCTGGCCACGCGCGCGGTGGAGGGTGGCCGGCAGCAGGCCATCGCCCACCTGTCGCTGGGGATGGCACTGGCGGAGTCCCGGCAGGTGGAGCCCGCCAAGCGCTCGCTGCGGGACGCGCTGCAGTTGGCGCCCGGACTGCTGTCGGCGCAGGCGCGGCTGGCGGAACTGGAGGCGCCCCAGCGGCGCGACGTGGCACGCGACACCCTGGTGCGGGTGGTGGGGTTGGACCCGTCGTACCTCCCCGCCAAGCGGATGCTCTACCAATTGGAACGGTGA